The Cyclobacterium amurskyense genome contains the following window.
CTTACTGAAAGGTGCCCACGGGAAAGGGTATTATTCAGGACAAGGTGTTACAGTATATTCCAACAATGGAGAGTCAGGAAGTAAAGCATTGGAGCAGTTTGATATAGAAGCGGGTTCACTCTCTGAGTGGGATGGAGAAGAATGGAAACTTGTCCGAAGAAACCAGTTTGTAGAAGTAACAGGACCGGGTGGGATCTATGGGAATACCAATCCGGAGACAGATCCAATATGGGCGACAGGCTGGGACCATAAGTCGGTTATCCTTGCTTCCAGAGATGCGGAAAAAGGTTGGTCATTTTATCGCCTTCCCAAAGCCAGTCACAGTTATGATGGCGCACATGGTTGGAATACTGAATGGCCTAGAATCAGAAACGTAGGAAAAGAAGGTGAGCCGGACTATTTAATGACCATGCATGGTATGTTTTGGAAGTTTCCTGAAAGTTTTAAAGAAGGAAGAACCGCAGGAATTAGACCAAGATCTGCTTATTTGAAAGTAGTAGGAGACTTTACCCGTTGGAATGATGGGTTGGTATTTGGTACAGATGATTCTGCCAACAAGGAATTTTTGAATAAAAGAAGTGCCAAAGGAAATATTCAAGGCCCAGGACAATCCAATTCCAATTTATGGTTTGGTAGTATTGACCTGCCTGATGAATTGGGACCCAATACTGCCAATGGTGCATTATGGCTCAAAGAAGAAGTGACCGCAAAGGTTGCCTCCGAACCTATGCTTTTTGCCGGTTGGAAAAACAAAAACCTTTGGATAAAGAATGAAGGTAAATCGAATGTGATTTTCACAATTGAAATTGATGCCAAAGGGGATGGCAATTGGGAAACCACGGACGAGGTGGAAGTGAAAGCAGGAGAGAGTACAAGAAAGTATTTTGATCAAAACGCAAGCGGTGAATGGATTCGATTAACTGCCAATCAAAATACCATAGCTACTGCCCACATGGCTTTTGCCAATCCTGAAACCAGGAAGGCAATGCAAACTGGTATTTTTGAAGGAGTCAATACCATTGAGCAAAATGATTTTAAAGGTGGCTTCTTGTATGGTTTGGGAGATGATAGGAGAAAGTTAGGCTTGGTAGCCAAGTCTTATAAAGAAGGGAAACCTACAGACCTGGGTTATTATGAAATGGACGATAAATTCCAATTGGTAAAAGTGGAGGACCCCACTACCCAGCAGTTTATCAATGACAATTTTCAGATTCCTAAAAATGTATTTGAAGTGGATGAAGCTTCAGTGCTGGTAATTGATGACAAGGGCAGAAGGTGGCGTTTACCAAAAGGCAACGAGCGCTATACTGAGCCTTCCTTGGCAGGTAACCTACGTATCTGTAGAGAAGTAGCTACCGAAAGAGATTTGTTCAATTGCCACGGTACCTTCTATGAATTGCCTGCAGAAAATGCAGACGGATATGCCAAAATCAGACCGGTGGCTTCCCATCAGTTGAAAATCAATGATTATGCTTCTTACAGGGGAATGCTATTGTTAACAGGTGTTGACCCTGAAGCAGCGGCATCGAATGAACACATTGTTGTTTCTGATGATAGCGAAGTAGCTGTTTGGACAGGAGCAATAGACGATTTATGGCAATTAGGGAAACCTGTGGGTAAAGGCGGTCCTTGGGCCAATTCAGCAATCAAAGCTGGAACGCCATCTGATCCATATCTTTTTGCATTCTATGACGATCGTTCTCTTGAGCTTACTCATGATTCGGATGAAGATGTTACGTTCACCATTCAAATGGAGCCAATAGGGCATGGCCCTTGGATGGATTGGAAAGAAGTGACGGTACCTGCAGGTAAAAAGCATGTGGAACAATTTCCTGATGGCATTGAGGCAAGATGGGTACGATTGGTAGGCAACCAAAACTGCAAAGCAACTGCTCAGTTCACCTACAAGTAAGCTTTAGAAACAAAACACGCATGACTGAACGTTATTCAAAATACTTGACCCATGGTTTAATTTTATTGGTTCTTAATTTGACCCTTGCGGGATTTCAAGGTAATGTTAAGTTGGGCAATAAGGTTTTGATCGAAAGTCTGGAAACAGATTCTCTGCGCTATGACATGTTTCTATTGGAAGATGACAATGGTCAGCCAGAAGGCTACATGGCAGAAATCTTTACTCCAGTTTGTCATACCAACGAGTGCTACCCGGTTTACGTGAACTTTTATTGGGACTTGCTGGGCAATTATCAAAGGTATGACGTACCGGAAGGTGAATTACTGACCAAATTGGATCATGTTCCTTTTGATGTTGCTGATCATGACAAATTACAGGAAATCCTAAGCAATGAAAGATCCTTATTAAAGGACTATAAAATTGAAGAGCTGGTAGGAGGTACCCAAACCGCAGCAGTCAATGGAGTGGATGCAGTGACAGGAGCGACCCTTAAAACCATAAAAAATGAAGTGATTTATGGTGCAGTTTACTCTTGTTATACCTTGTGGCATTTGGCACATGGGGAAATGGCAGCGATTGCAAAGGCTTATACCACTGAAAATTATTCTGGAGATCAATTGCTTAAATTTCTGGAAAGTGGACATTACCCTTACCAGTATTGGGCCATTGATAAGGTCTTGGCTAAAGGCCTACAAAAAGATGAAAAAATAGCTGCAACAATGTTACAAATTTTGCAAAGCGATAATATTTTCTTAGCAAGGCATTTAATAAAAGTCCTTCCAATTGAAGTCTTTTCCTCAAAGGAAAGACAACTGCAGCTATGGGAGACAATGGAAAGTAGTCAATACAGGTTGCAGATGGACCTACTTGACAAATTGAAAACATTGGTTTTGTATCCTGAAATTCAAAACAAATTGTTTAGCAGTTTGAAAAATGCCAATCCAGCCCAGCAAAGGAAAATACTGGAGGTTCTGCAAAAACAAACAAACCTTCATAAAACCCAACAGTTCCAAGCCTTGGAATACCTGGAGGAAGGGAAATGGGTAGAGGAAATGACTGAATTGCTTAAAAATCAGGATAAACTGGACGGAAAAATTAAAAAAACAATAGACTAAAATTGAAAACATAAAATAAATGAACCCGAAAATGAAACGAATACTATGGACCTTTGGCCTTCTGCTGGCCTTTACCCAAATCAATTTATTACAAGCCCAAAATAGGGTTTTGGTGGAAGCAGAATCATTTGACAACACAGGAGGATGGGTCATTGACCAGCAATCTTTTGATGTTTTGTACAGTTCCTATCTGATGGCCCATGGTATGGGACGCGTGGTGGAAGATGCCAGTACCAAAGTGAATTTTCAAAAAGCAGGCACCTACCACATGTGGGTAAGAACAAAAGATTGGGCGCCTTATCCTACTGGACCAGGTGCCTTTAAATTGACGGTCAATGATAGTGAAATTGACCAGGTTTTTGGGCAGAGCGGAATATTGGATTGGGACTGGTACTATGCCGGGTCTGTTGAGATGAAACAAGGAGAGAATTCCCTTACCGCCAAGGATCTTTCAGGATTCAATGGAAGATTCGATGCCATTTATTTCTCCACTTCAAAAACAGATAAACCTACCAATGACAATCAAAAACTCTTGACCCTACGCAAGGAATTGTTGGGTTTAACAGATGGACCTGAAGAGGTAGGGAAATTTGACTTGGTAGTAGTGGGGGGTGGCATTGCAGGTACTACTGCTGCCATATCTGCCGCTAGAATGGGATTAAAAGTAGCGTTAATACAAAACAGGCCAGTATTGGGGGGAAACAATAGCTCTGAAATCAGGGTGCACCTGATGGGGAGAGTAGATGTGAATCACTACCCTAAATTAGGACGAATTGTTAGAGAATTGGACAATGGGGATCCAGGCAACGGAAATCCTGACGAAAAAAGGTATGGAGATGACAGAAAGCTTGAAATTGTAAGGGCTGAGCCAAATATCTCGCTCCACCTCAATACCCATGTGTATGAAGTAGAAATGGAAGGGAACAGCATCAAGGCGGTGATAGGTCGTGACATTGCAACCAACCAGGAATACCGTTTTGAAAGTACCTATTTCTCTGATTGTACAGGAGATGGTACATTGGGATTCCTAGCAGGTGCAGAATACCGAATGGGTCGTGAAAGTAAGGAAGAAACCGGAGAATCGCTGGCTGCTGATAAAGCGGATGATTTTACTTTAGGTACCTCTAATTTATGGGCTTCCCTTGAAAAGGATTATCCTTCTGATTTCCCAGAAACCCCGTGGGCACTACAGTTCTCGGATGAATACCATATAGATGAACACAAAGCCGATTGGCAGTGGGAGACAGGCTTTGGCAACTTCAATACCATTTATGAAGCAGAACAAATCAGAGACCATAACCTTCGTGCAATTTACGGTAACTGGTCTTATCTGAAAAAAGAGAAAGCCGAGAAGTACAAAAACAATGAATTGGCCTGGGTTTCTTATATTGGAGGAAAAAGAGAGTCAAGAAGGTTGATGGGAGACCATGTTTTGACACAAATGGATATTCAAGACGGGGTGATGTATCCTGATGGAAGTGTAACTGCTACCTGGACCATTGACCTTCATTTTCCTGATGCCAAAAACTCCAAATACTTCGAGGGAGAGGAATTCTTTGCTGCGACCAAACACATTAGGGTGAAGCCTTACACCATTCCTTACCGTTGCTTGTATTCACGTAATATTGACAATTTGTACATGGCAGGAAGAAACATAAGCACTACGCATGTAGCATTTGGCAGTACGCGAGTGATGCGAACTTGTGGCATGATGGGAGAAGCCGTAGGTTATGCTGCTTATGTGGCTAAACGAAACAACGCCAGTCCAAGGGAGGTCTATACCCGTCATTTGGACGAATACATGGGCATTATACAATCACCTTTGAACATTTACAACTACCCAACATTGCCAAATAAATAAAGGCAATCTCAAAGATGAATTATTTTAAAATACCAATCCTATTATCATTGTTGCTGTTGCTGGGGGCAATTGAGGTTTCGGCAGATACCAGTCCTCCAAACTTTGTATTTATCCTGACGGATGATATATCTGCAGAGGATCTCAGTATCTATGGAAATCAATCAATTGATACGCCTAACCTGCAAAGGCTGGCGATGATGGGGTTGGTATTTGACAATGCCTATTTGACCACAAGTTCCTGCTCACCTAGCAGGATTTCCATGATTACCGGACGGTATCCACACAATACCGGAGCACCTGAGATTCATGTGGAACTGCCAAGCAGTCAAAAAACCTTTGTACAAGAATTAAAGAAAGCCGGGTACCATACGGTTTTATCAGGTAAGAATCACATGGCCCCTCCCAATCAATTGGGGTTTTTAGAATATTCAGACAGCAAACCTTCCGGAAGCGAAAATTGGCTGTCCCATTTGCAAAACAGACCCAAAAACCAACCATTTTTTTTCTGGTTGGCTTCTCATGATGCCCACAGGGATTGGCAGGTCAATGACAAGGCACGTACTTATCTTCCCACTCAGGTGGATGTACAACCCTATATGTACGACGGGCCACTTACCCGCGAAGACCTCACAGGATATTATCATGAAATCAGCCGATTAGATCATTATGTAGGTGTGGTTTTGGATGAATTGGAGGCACAAGGTATTTTGGACAATACTTACCTCATCTTTCTAACTGACAATGGCAGGCCTTTTCCCCGAAGTAAAACCTACTTGTATAAAAATGGTATACAGACACCTTTGGTAATTGCCGGACCTAAAGTCAATAAAGGCAGAACCAACTCCCTTGTA
Protein-coding sequences here:
- a CDS encoding FAD-dependent oxidoreductase; amino-acid sequence: MKRILWTFGLLLAFTQINLLQAQNRVLVEAESFDNTGGWVIDQQSFDVLYSSYLMAHGMGRVVEDASTKVNFQKAGTYHMWVRTKDWAPYPTGPGAFKLTVNDSEIDQVFGQSGILDWDWYYAGSVEMKQGENSLTAKDLSGFNGRFDAIYFSTSKTDKPTNDNQKLLTLRKELLGLTDGPEEVGKFDLVVVGGGIAGTTAAISAARMGLKVALIQNRPVLGGNNSSEIRVHLMGRVDVNHYPKLGRIVRELDNGDPGNGNPDEKRYGDDRKLEIVRAEPNISLHLNTHVYEVEMEGNSIKAVIGRDIATNQEYRFESTYFSDCTGDGTLGFLAGAEYRMGRESKEETGESLAADKADDFTLGTSNLWASLEKDYPSDFPETPWALQFSDEYHIDEHKADWQWETGFGNFNTIYEAEQIRDHNLRAIYGNWSYLKKEKAEKYKNNELAWVSYIGGKRESRRLMGDHVLTQMDIQDGVMYPDGSVTATWTIDLHFPDAKNSKYFEGEEFFAATKHIRVKPYTIPYRCLYSRNIDNLYMAGRNISTTHVAFGSTRVMRTCGMMGEAVGYAAYVAKRNNASPREVYTRHLDEYMGIIQSPLNIYNYPTLPNK
- a CDS encoding sulfatase family protein, whose amino-acid sequence is MNYFKIPILLSLLLLLGAIEVSADTSPPNFVFILTDDISAEDLSIYGNQSIDTPNLQRLAMMGLVFDNAYLTTSSCSPSRISMITGRYPHNTGAPEIHVELPSSQKTFVQELKKAGYHTVLSGKNHMAPPNQLGFLEYSDSKPSGSENWLSHLQNRPKNQPFFFWLASHDAHRDWQVNDKARTYLPTQVDVQPYMYDGPLTREDLTGYYHEISRLDHYVGVVLDELEAQGILDNTYLIFLTDNGRPFPRSKTYLYKNGIQTPLVIAGPKVNKGRTNSLVSAIDVSATILELAGLSIPETIQGVSFSKVLQDHKVIIREAAFAERNWHRYSMHERMVRMGDWIYIRNNWPNKRNLSGESDPHAFPAAKELWNKHEKGQLTPAQSLITLLPQPAEELYHTRNDPHNLNNVRYAPENREVLNQMRLLLTTWTNQTGDNIPNNPTPHKATMHGKLLEWERREMPGDATNASKINHPGPILMN